A single genomic interval of Cupriavidus necator harbors:
- a CDS encoding aldehyde dehydrogenase family protein, with translation MHNQLFIDGRFVDALDGDTLDVVNPHDGSLITRVTAGAQLDIDRAVAAARRAFPAWSRLAAGERGRLLARLADAIEADTGLAELESADTGHPIRDARGLDVPRTAACFRYFAGMADKIEGTVVPVEPGFLNYVQRTPVGVVGQIVPWNFPLMFTGWKLGPALAAGNTVVLKPSELTPLSALRVAALAADVGFPPGVINVVPGFGNVAGQRLANHPDVDKIAFTGSTATGRRIVEASRGNLKRIQLELGGKGANIVFADADLDTAVAGAAWASFHNQGQACIAGSRLLLHEDIADAFLERFVALAQSIRVGDPADPATEMGPLTSAAHRDRVLESVEMAQAQGGTVLAGGKAPADPGLRQGFYVEPTVVAARPQDRIAQEEVFGPVVTVLRFASDEQALAIANATQYGLGNGLWTRDLARAHRLARDIRGGMCWVNCYKRVHPGSPFGGVGESGYGRDMGFEAMHGYTESRSVWINVDAGIAPHFAR, from the coding sequence ATGCACAACCAGCTGTTTATCGACGGCCGCTTCGTCGACGCCCTTGACGGGGACACCCTCGACGTCGTCAATCCGCACGACGGCAGCCTGATCACGCGCGTGACCGCGGGCGCGCAGCTCGATATCGACCGCGCCGTGGCCGCGGCACGCCGCGCCTTTCCCGCATGGTCGCGCCTCGCCGCCGGCGAACGCGGCAGGCTGCTGGCACGGCTGGCCGACGCCATCGAGGCCGACACGGGTCTGGCCGAACTCGAAAGCGCCGACACCGGCCACCCCATCCGCGATGCGCGCGGCCTCGACGTACCGCGCACCGCCGCGTGCTTCCGTTACTTCGCGGGCATGGCCGACAAGATCGAAGGCACCGTGGTGCCGGTCGAACCCGGTTTTCTCAACTATGTGCAACGGACCCCGGTCGGCGTGGTGGGGCAGATCGTGCCGTGGAACTTCCCGCTGATGTTCACCGGCTGGAAGCTGGGGCCGGCACTGGCGGCGGGCAATACGGTGGTGCTCAAGCCGTCGGAGCTGACGCCGCTGTCCGCGCTGCGCGTGGCGGCGCTGGCGGCTGACGTCGGTTTCCCGCCGGGCGTGATCAACGTCGTGCCCGGCTTCGGCAACGTGGCCGGGCAGCGGCTGGCCAATCATCCCGACGTGGACAAGATCGCCTTCACGGGGTCCACTGCCACCGGCCGGCGCATCGTCGAGGCCTCGCGCGGCAACCTCAAGCGCATCCAGCTAGAGTTGGGCGGCAAGGGCGCCAATATCGTCTTTGCCGATGCCGACCTGGATACCGCCGTGGCGGGCGCGGCCTGGGCCAGCTTCCACAACCAGGGCCAGGCCTGCATCGCCGGCTCGCGCCTGCTGCTGCATGAGGACATCGCCGATGCCTTCCTCGAGCGCTTCGTGGCGCTGGCGCAATCGATCCGCGTGGGCGATCCGGCCGACCCTGCCACCGAGATGGGGCCGCTGACCTCGGCCGCCCACCGCGACCGCGTGCTGGAGTCTGTGGAGATGGCACAGGCCCAGGGCGGCACCGTGCTGGCCGGAGGCAAGGCCCCTGCCGACCCCGGCCTGCGCCAGGGCTTCTATGTCGAGCCCACTGTGGTCGCTGCGCGCCCGCAGGACCGCATCGCCCAGGAGGAGGTCTTCGGCCCGGTCGTCACGGTGCTGCGCTTTGCCAGCGACGAGCAGGCGCTGGCCATCGCCAACGCCACGCAATACGGGCTGGGCAACGGGCTATGGACGCGCGACCTGGCCCGCGCGCACCGCCTCGCGCGCGATATCCGCGGCGGCATGTGCTGGGTCAACTGCTACAAGCGCGTCCATCCGGGCAGCCCCTTCGGCGGCGTGGGTGAATCCGGCTACGGGCGCGACATGGGGTTCGAGGCGATGCACGGCTACACCGAGTCGCGCTCGGTATGGATCAACGTGGATGCCGGCATTGCGCCGCACTTTGCGCGCTGA
- a CDS encoding cold-shock protein, whose translation METGTVKWFNDSKGFGFITPDAGGNDLFAHFSEIQGNGFKSLQEGQKVRYVAGVGQKGPAATKIEPI comes from the coding sequence ATGGAAACCGGTACCGTCAAGTGGTTCAACGATTCGAAGGGTTTTGGCTTCATTACGCCTGATGCAGGCGGCAACGACCTGTTCGCGCACTTCTCCGAAATCCAGGGCAACGGCTTCAAGTCGCTGCAAGAAGGCCAGAAGGTGCGTTACGTCGCTGGCGTCGGCCAAAAGGGCCCGGCCGCGACCAAGATCGAGCCGATCTGA
- a CDS encoding XapX domain-containing protein — protein sequence MKLYLVSLAAGILVGIIYALLQVRSPAPPVVALIGLLGMLIGEQVVPPVKRLLAGEAVTVAWFRGECVPKITGAPSAPTAARPAAEAARDEPQAH from the coding sequence ATGAAGCTCTATCTGGTATCACTGGCCGCCGGCATCCTGGTCGGCATCATCTATGCACTGCTGCAGGTGCGCTCGCCGGCGCCGCCGGTGGTGGCGCTGATCGGCTTGCTGGGCATGCTGATCGGCGAGCAAGTGGTGCCGCCCGTCAAGCGCCTGCTGGCGGGCGAGGCGGTCACGGTGGCCTGGTTCCGTGGCGAGTGCGTGCCGAAGATCACCGGCGCACCGTCGGCGCCGACGGCGGCACGCCCGGCTGCGGAAGCTGCACGGGACGAGCCGCAGGCGCACTAG
- a CDS encoding NADP-dependent isocitrate dehydrogenase, with protein sequence MSTQQPTIIYTLTDEAPLLATSAFLPIIQTFTKPAGINVTTSDISVAGRILGEFPEFLTEAQRVPDNLAELGKLTQLPDTNIIKLPNISASVHQLVSAIRELQGKGYKVPDYPEDPKNDEEKAIQKRYSKCLGSAVNPVLREGNSDRRAPAAVKNFARKHPHSMGEWSMASRTHVAHMKHGDFYHGEKSMTLDRARDVKMELVTKSGKTIVLKPKVSLLDGEIIDSMFMSKKALCDFYEEQFEDARKTGVMLSLHVKATMMKVSHPIVFGHAVKIFYKEAFAKHGALFDELGVNVNNGLVNLYEKIEALPSSKREEIIRDLHACHEHRPELAMVDSAKGISNLHAPNDVIVDASMPAMIRIGGKMWGADGRPKDTKAVIPESTFARIYQEIINFCKTNGNFDPTTMGTVPNVGLMAQKAEEYGSHDKTFEIAEDGVANIVDLATGEVLLTQDVEQGDIWRMCQVKDAPIRDWVKLAVTRARNSGMPAVFWLDPYRPHEAELIKKVETYLKDYDTNGLDIQIMSQVRAMRYTLERVIRGLDTISVTGNILRDYLTDLFPIMELGTSAKMLSIVPLMAGGGMYETGAGGSAPKHVKQLVEENHLRWDSLGEFLALAVSLEDVGIKTGNAKAKILARTLDAATGKLLDNNKSPSPKTGQLDNRGSQFYLAMYWAQELAGQSEDAELAAKFAPLARTLTDNEQKIVGELGAVQGQPVDIGGYYMPEADKLSAAMRPSQTLNAALSTVTA encoded by the coding sequence ATGAGTACCCAGCAACCCACCATCATCTACACGCTGACCGACGAAGCTCCGCTGCTGGCGACCAGTGCGTTCCTCCCGATCATCCAGACCTTCACCAAGCCCGCCGGCATCAACGTCACCACCAGCGACATCTCGGTGGCGGGCCGTATCCTGGGCGAGTTCCCCGAATTCCTGACCGAAGCGCAGCGCGTGCCGGACAACCTGGCCGAGCTGGGCAAGCTGACCCAGCTGCCGGACACCAACATCATCAAGCTGCCGAACATCAGCGCCTCGGTGCACCAGCTGGTCAGCGCCATCCGCGAACTGCAGGGCAAGGGCTACAAGGTGCCGGACTATCCGGAAGATCCGAAGAACGACGAAGAAAAGGCAATCCAGAAGCGCTATTCCAAGTGCCTGGGCTCGGCCGTGAACCCGGTCCTGCGCGAAGGCAACTCCGACCGCCGCGCACCGGCAGCGGTCAAGAACTTCGCGCGCAAGCACCCGCACAGCATGGGCGAGTGGAGCATGGCCTCGCGCACGCACGTGGCGCACATGAAGCATGGCGACTTCTACCACGGCGAAAAGTCCATGACCCTGGACCGCGCGCGTGACGTCAAGATGGAGCTGGTCACCAAGAGCGGCAAGACCATCGTGCTCAAGCCCAAGGTCTCGCTGCTGGATGGCGAGATCATCGACAGCATGTTCATGAGCAAGAAGGCGCTGTGCGACTTCTATGAAGAGCAGTTCGAAGACGCGCGCAAGACCGGCGTGATGCTGTCGCTGCACGTCAAGGCGACCATGATGAAGGTGTCGCACCCGATCGTGTTCGGCCACGCCGTCAAGATCTTCTACAAGGAAGCCTTCGCCAAGCACGGCGCGCTGTTCGACGAACTGGGCGTGAACGTCAACAACGGCCTGGTCAACCTGTACGAGAAGATCGAGGCGCTGCCCAGCTCCAAGCGCGAAGAGATCATCCGCGACCTGCACGCCTGCCACGAGCATCGCCCGGAACTGGCGATGGTGGATTCGGCCAAGGGCATTTCCAACCTGCACGCGCCCAACGACGTGATCGTGGATGCCTCGATGCCGGCCATGATCCGCATCGGCGGCAAGATGTGGGGTGCCGACGGCCGTCCGAAGGACACCAAGGCCGTGATCCCGGAAAGCACCTTTGCCCGCATCTACCAGGAGATCATCAACTTCTGCAAGACCAACGGCAACTTCGACCCGACCACCATGGGCACCGTGCCCAACGTGGGCCTGATGGCGCAGAAGGCCGAAGAATACGGCTCGCACGACAAGACCTTCGAGATCGCCGAAGACGGCGTCGCCAACATCGTCGACCTGGCCACTGGTGAAGTGCTGCTGACGCAGGACGTCGAGCAGGGCGACATCTGGCGCATGTGCCAGGTCAAGGACGCGCCGATCCGCGACTGGGTCAAGCTGGCCGTGACGCGCGCGCGCAACTCGGGCATGCCGGCGGTGTTCTGGCTGGACCCGTACCGTCCGCACGAAGCCGAGCTGATCAAGAAGGTCGAGACCTACCTGAAGGACTACGATACCAACGGCCTGGACATCCAGATCATGTCGCAGGTGCGCGCCATGCGCTACACGCTGGAGCGCGTGATCCGCGGCCTGGACACCATCTCGGTGACCGGCAACATCCTGCGCGACTACCTGACCGACCTGTTCCCGATCATGGAACTGGGCACCAGCGCCAAGATGCTGTCGATCGTTCCGCTGATGGCCGGTGGCGGCATGTATGAGACCGGCGCCGGCGGTTCGGCTCCGAAGCATGTCAAGCAACTGGTGGAAGAAAACCACCTGCGCTGGGATTCGCTGGGCGAGTTCCTGGCGCTGGCGGTGTCGCTGGAAGACGTTGGCATCAAGACCGGCAATGCCAAGGCCAAGATCCTGGCCAGGACGCTGGATGCTGCCACCGGCAAGCTGCTGGACAACAACAAGAGCCCGTCGCCCAAGACCGGCCAGCTGGACAACCGCGGCAGCCAGTTCTACCTGGCGATGTACTGGGCGCAGGAACTGGCCGGCCAGTCGGAGGACGCCGAACTGGCCGCGAAGTTCGCGCCGCTGGCCAGGACGCTGACCGACAACGAGCAGAAGATCGTTGGCGAACTCGGCGCCGTGCAGGGCCAGCCGGTGGATATCGGCGGCTATTACATGCCGGAAGCCGACAAGCTCAGCGCCGCGATGCGCCCGAGCCAGACGCTGAACGCCGCGCTGTCGACCGTGACGGCCTGA
- a CDS encoding methyl-accepting chemotaxis protein encodes MKNLGIGVRLGIGFGVVLLLSALMTVFGMMRLQQVAERTHAMMQQPLTKERLVSDWYRLMHTSVRRTTAVARSADPSLGAFFAAETKASIEGIAALRDKLQPMLSSAEEKAAFQKILSVRDPYNNGRDKITKLKQEGLTEEANQVLEKEFVPAGDAYLGEIQKLLDIQRASIDATAREINSIYVNARNSLIGLGVVVLAIGIAFSVWLTAGITRPLHRAVAVARTVASGDLTSRIDVDSRDETGQLLQALADMNANILRIVRQVRAGTESIVSGTSQIAAGNTDLSQRTEEQASSLQQTAASMEELTSIVRQNADNARQASTLAVNASDIAEKGGDAAGKVAETMEEINGASRKVVDIIAVIEGIAFQTNILALNAAVEAARAGEQGRGFAVVAGEVRTLAQRSASAAKEIKALIGDSVDRVEKGSMQVTQAGQTMVEIVAAVKRVTDIMGEISAASAEQSAGIEQVNQAVTQMDTVTQQNAALVEEAAAAAGSLEEQAQRLKEAVSTFRLAA; translated from the coding sequence ATGAAGAATCTAGGCATCGGGGTACGCCTCGGCATCGGCTTTGGGGTGGTATTGCTGCTTTCTGCGCTCATGACGGTATTCGGCATGATGCGCCTGCAACAGGTGGCTGAGCGCACGCACGCGATGATGCAGCAGCCGCTGACCAAGGAGCGGCTGGTCAGCGACTGGTACCGCCTCATGCACACCAGCGTGCGCCGCACCACGGCGGTGGCGCGCAGTGCCGACCCGTCGCTCGGCGCGTTCTTCGCGGCCGAGACCAAGGCGTCGATCGAAGGCATCGCCGCCTTGCGCGACAAGCTCCAGCCCATGCTCAGCTCGGCCGAGGAAAAGGCCGCATTCCAGAAGATCCTGAGCGTGCGCGACCCGTACAACAACGGCCGCGACAAGATCACCAAACTCAAGCAAGAGGGGCTGACCGAAGAGGCCAACCAGGTGCTGGAGAAAGAGTTCGTCCCGGCCGGCGACGCCTACCTGGGCGAGATCCAGAAGCTGCTCGACATCCAGCGCGCCAGCATCGACGCCACCGCGCGCGAGATCAACAGCATCTACGTCAACGCCCGCAACAGCCTGATCGGGCTCGGCGTGGTGGTGCTGGCGATCGGCATCGCGTTCTCGGTATGGCTGACGGCAGGCATCACGCGGCCGCTGCATCGCGCCGTGGCGGTGGCGCGCACCGTGGCGTCGGGCGACCTGACCAGCCGCATCGACGTCGACAGCCGCGATGAAACCGGACAGCTGCTGCAGGCACTGGCGGACATGAACGCCAATATCCTGCGCATCGTGCGCCAGGTGCGCGCGGGCACCGAGTCGATCGTGTCCGGCACCAGCCAGATCGCGGCCGGCAACACCGACCTGTCGCAGCGCACGGAAGAACAGGCCTCGTCGCTGCAGCAGACCGCGGCCAGCATGGAAGAGCTGACCAGCATCGTGCGCCAGAACGCCGACAACGCGCGCCAGGCCAGCACGCTGGCGGTCAATGCCTCGGACATCGCCGAGAAGGGCGGCGACGCGGCGGGCAAGGTCGCCGAGACCATGGAGGAGATCAACGGCGCGTCGAGGAAGGTGGTCGACATCATCGCCGTGATTGAAGGCATCGCTTTCCAGACCAATATCCTGGCGCTCAATGCCGCGGTGGAAGCCGCGCGCGCCGGCGAACAGGGCCGCGGCTTCGCCGTGGTCGCGGGCGAGGTGCGCACGCTGGCGCAGCGCAGCGCTTCCGCAGCCAAGGAGATCAAGGCGCTGATCGGCGATTCGGTCGATCGCGTCGAGAAGGGTTCCATGCAGGTGACGCAGGCCGGCCAGACCATGGTGGAGATCGTTGCCGCGGTCAAGCGCGTGACCGACATCATGGGCGAGATCAGCGCGGCCTCGGCCGAGCAGAGCGCCGGGATCGAGCAGGTCAACCAGGCGGTGACGCAGATGGATACCGTGACGCAGCAGAACGCGGCGCTGGTGGAAGAGGCCGCTGCTGCAGCAGGCTCGCTGGAGGAGCAGGCGCAGCGGCTGAAGGAGGCGGTGTCGACGTTCAGGCTGGCGGCGTAA
- a CDS encoding DUF1272 domain-containing protein, producing MLELRPGCEHCNKPLPPASTEARICSYECTFCADCVDTLRNVCPNCGGGFVPRPVRPARDWKNGNYLGNNPASTRVKHRPVDLEVHARFAGAIAPVPPEQR from the coding sequence ATGCTGGAACTCAGACCGGGCTGCGAGCATTGCAACAAGCCCCTGCCACCCGCATCGACCGAAGCCCGTATCTGCTCGTACGAATGCACCTTCTGCGCAGACTGCGTGGATACGCTCCGCAATGTCTGCCCGAACTGCGGGGGCGGCTTCGTGCCGCGTCCGGTGCGCCCGGCACGCGACTGGAAGAACGGCAACTACCTCGGCAACAACCCGGCCAGCACCAGGGTCAAGCACCGGCCGGTGGACCTCGAGGTGCATGCCCGCTTTGCCGGGGCGATCGCCCCGGTCCCGCCCGAGCAGCGCTAG
- a CDS encoding tripartite tricarboxylate transporter substrate-binding protein: MQIRALHRRRLVLGGAAAMLLAGRTGAQARSNGPLVLVVPFAPGGVVDKTARAVHVGLGRRLGQTVVIENHDGAGGTIGTGIVARSKANGHTIGLVYDSYATEPLAYPNLPYRAGRDLTGVSYMVRAPMALVVPAASPWRTLQDYVRACRQWREVSYASVGVGSSNHLTAEWFHQAAGTHGLHVPFRGGAPALKDLLGGHVDSMFASLPLVLAQLQAGKLRALAVSSSARNPHLPTVPTLADTWPGLVTYSWVGMIAPAGTPAAQLDRLAAAVSQTLREAAVTQYLYDNGFEVVASGREAMNALVASEAARWAELARQRTLALS, from the coding sequence ATGCAGATCCGTGCATTGCATCGCCGTCGCCTGGTGCTGGGCGGCGCCGCGGCCATGCTGCTGGCCGGCCGCACCGGCGCACAAGCGCGCAGCAACGGCCCGCTGGTGCTGGTCGTGCCGTTTGCGCCAGGCGGCGTGGTCGACAAGACCGCGCGCGCAGTCCATGTTGGCCTCGGACGCCGGCTCGGCCAGACCGTGGTGATCGAGAACCACGACGGCGCCGGCGGCACCATCGGCACGGGCATCGTGGCGCGCAGCAAGGCCAACGGCCACACCATCGGCCTGGTCTATGACTCGTATGCGACCGAGCCGCTGGCCTACCCGAACCTGCCTTACCGCGCCGGGCGTGATCTCACCGGCGTGTCGTATATGGTGCGCGCGCCAATGGCGCTGGTGGTGCCGGCCGCGTCGCCGTGGCGCACGCTGCAGGACTATGTGCGGGCGTGCCGACAATGGCGCGAGGTGTCTTATGCCTCCGTGGGTGTCGGCAGTTCCAACCACCTGACCGCCGAATGGTTCCACCAGGCCGCCGGCACCCATGGCCTGCACGTGCCGTTCCGCGGCGGCGCCCCGGCACTGAAAGACCTGCTGGGCGGCCATGTCGATTCGATGTTCGCCAGCCTGCCGCTGGTGCTGGCGCAACTGCAGGCCGGCAAGCTGCGGGCGCTCGCGGTCAGCTCTTCTGCGCGCAATCCGCATCTGCCGACGGTGCCCACGCTGGCCGACACCTGGCCGGGCCTGGTCACCTATTCCTGGGTCGGCATGATCGCGCCGGCCGGCACGCCGGCCGCGCAGCTCGACCGCCTGGCCGCCGCAGTCAGCCAGACGCTGCGCGAAGCGGCCGTCACGCAGTACCTGTACGACAATGGCTTTGAAGTCGTGGCCAGCGGACGCGAGGCGATGAATGCACTGGTCGCTTCCGAAGCGGCGCGCTGGGCGGAACTGGCGCGGCAACGCACGCTGGCGCTGAGCTAG
- a CDS encoding esterase-like activity of phytase family protein — protein sequence MSRHLLLAPAAIALGCLGAAQAWAQAPVAYPARLAGHAVLPAQTLLAVPKDAPADLQVSGKFTTAQRVDTPGTVEGKSNGRPTGVSLPFRGQPAQGHSGIKRMADGSFWVLTDNGAGAKANSPDFMLYLNHYKVDFGSGRLQRLKTIFLHDPDQKVPFRIVHEGTRQRYLTGSDFDTESFQFADGAIWIGDEFGPFLIKADLDGKVLAVFDTKVDGKVVRSPDHPAVTAPGAPDGSVKFQVRRSKGFEGMASSPDGSKLYALLEGALWDEAAKGYENEGGKPYLRVLEFDVRQQAWTGRHWKYVLEGASHAIGDFNMFNATTGLIIERDNGEGTPDKACPAGQKRPDCFDDVAKFKRVYKVELSDANAGGPLRKIGYIDLLRIADPAKLARKPLTDGVLAFPFFTIENVDVVDATHIVVGNDNNLPFSSSREPNKADDNELVLLEVGEFLKAR from the coding sequence ATGTCTCGTCATTTGCTGCTGGCCCCGGCGGCCATCGCACTGGGCTGCCTGGGCGCGGCGCAGGCGTGGGCGCAGGCCCCTGTCGCCTACCCCGCCAGGCTGGCAGGCCACGCGGTGCTGCCGGCCCAGACCCTGCTTGCCGTGCCGAAGGACGCGCCCGCTGACCTGCAGGTCAGCGGTAAGTTCACCACCGCGCAGCGCGTGGACACGCCGGGCACGGTCGAAGGCAAGTCCAATGGCCGCCCCACCGGCGTGTCGCTGCCGTTCCGCGGCCAGCCGGCACAGGGGCATTCCGGCATCAAGCGCATGGCCGACGGCAGCTTCTGGGTGCTGACCGACAACGGCGCCGGCGCCAAGGCCAACTCGCCGGACTTCATGCTGTACCTGAACCACTACAAGGTGGACTTCGGCAGCGGCCGCCTGCAGCGCCTGAAGACCATCTTCCTGCACGACCCGGACCAGAAGGTGCCGTTCCGCATCGTCCACGAGGGCACCAGGCAGCGCTACCTGACGGGGTCGGATTTCGATACGGAGAGCTTCCAGTTCGCCGACGGAGCGATCTGGATCGGCGACGAGTTCGGCCCGTTCCTGATCAAGGCGGACCTGGACGGCAAGGTGCTGGCCGTGTTCGACACCAAGGTCGACGGCAAGGTGGTGCGCTCGCCCGACCATCCCGCCGTCACCGCGCCCGGTGCGCCAGACGGCAGCGTGAAGTTCCAGGTGCGGCGCTCCAAGGGCTTCGAGGGCATGGCGTCCTCGCCCGATGGCAGCAAGCTGTACGCGCTGCTGGAAGGCGCGCTGTGGGACGAGGCCGCCAAGGGCTACGAGAACGAAGGCGGCAAGCCCTACCTGCGCGTGCTGGAGTTTGATGTCAGGCAGCAGGCCTGGACCGGCCGCCACTGGAAGTACGTACTGGAAGGCGCCAGCCACGCCATCGGCGACTTCAACATGTTCAATGCCACCACCGGCCTTATCATCGAGCGCGACAACGGCGAAGGCACGCCGGACAAGGCCTGTCCGGCCGGGCAGAAGCGCCCGGACTGCTTTGACGATGTGGCGAAGTTCAAGCGCGTGTACAAGGTCGAGCTGAGCGATGCCAACGCCGGCGGGCCGCTGCGCAAGATCGGCTATATCGACCTGCTGCGCATTGCCGACCCGGCCAAGCTTGCGCGCAAGCCGTTGACCGATGGCGTGCTGGCGTTCCCGTTCTTCACCATCGAGAACGTCGACGTGGTCGACGCCACGCATATCGTGGTGGGCAACGACAACAACCTGCCCTTCAGCAGCAGCCGCGAGCCGAACAAGGCGGACGACAACGAACTGGTGTTGCTGGAGGTGGGGGAGTTCCTGAAGGCGCGGTGA
- a CDS encoding phasin family protein — protein MATPPNPFADFTKMMEQFRLPGVDMSAVMEARRKDIEALTEANKLAYEGIQALVQKQQEIFAQTMQQLQAAAQQYSTAGNPAEAMAKHSEFVQQQLHQALENMRALAETAQKAQAEALAVISKRAEQNVKEAGELLKPKSKG, from the coding sequence ATGGCCACGCCTCCCAATCCCTTTGCAGACTTCACCAAGATGATGGAACAGTTCCGCCTGCCGGGCGTGGACATGAGCGCGGTAATGGAAGCGCGCCGCAAGGACATCGAGGCCCTGACCGAGGCCAACAAGCTGGCCTATGAGGGCATCCAGGCCCTGGTGCAGAAGCAGCAGGAGATCTTCGCCCAGACCATGCAGCAGCTGCAGGCGGCCGCTCAGCAGTACAGCACCGCGGGCAATCCTGCCGAGGCCATGGCCAAGCACAGCGAATTCGTGCAGCAGCAGCTGCACCAGGCACTGGAGAACATGCGCGCGCTGGCCGAAACCGCGCAGAAGGCGCAGGCCGAAGCGCTGGCCGTGATCAGCAAGCGCGCCGAGCAGAATGTGAAGGAGGCTGGCGAGTTGCTCAAGCCGAAATCCAAGGGCTAG
- a CDS encoding LysR family transcriptional regulator: MDRFLSIEAFVRVADTLSFAEAARQLGVTNSVVSHRVQQLEKYINAPLFHRSTRHVRLSEVGETYYRQCADVVANLADLTDQMRDLRATPAGRLRIQVLPGFAIGHFADILAGFSQQYPDIELDVVVNDRVIDPIEEGFDVAFQIFAPQNDSLIARRLFTLRRIFCVAPEFIERWGKPERPADLICSKVALYSAYPTRNKWTFSRDAESVEIDLAPRMRTNSVHLLRDYAVSGAAVVCLPTLVASEDLLAGRLVPVLHDYALSSFEFAAVYPATQRQALKVRVLVDYLAERLQGEPPWDVPLMERGWVR; this comes from the coding sequence ATGGACCGTTTTCTCAGTATCGAAGCCTTTGTCAGGGTCGCGGACACGTTAAGCTTTGCCGAGGCCGCGCGCCAGCTCGGTGTGACCAATTCCGTCGTCAGCCACCGCGTGCAGCAGCTCGAGAAGTACATCAACGCGCCGCTGTTCCATCGCAGCACGCGGCACGTGCGCCTGTCGGAAGTGGGCGAGACCTACTACCGTCAATGTGCCGACGTGGTCGCCAACCTGGCCGACCTGACCGACCAGATGCGCGACCTGCGCGCCACCCCGGCGGGGCGCCTGCGCATCCAGGTGCTGCCCGGCTTCGCCATTGGCCACTTCGCCGATATCCTGGCCGGCTTCAGCCAGCAGTATCCGGATATCGAACTGGACGTCGTCGTCAACGACCGCGTCATCGACCCGATCGAGGAAGGCTTCGACGTGGCCTTCCAGATCTTCGCGCCCCAGAACGATTCGCTGATCGCGCGGCGCCTGTTCACACTGCGCCGGATCTTCTGCGTGGCCCCGGAGTTCATTGAACGCTGGGGCAAGCCGGAGCGGCCGGCGGACCTGATCTGCAGCAAGGTGGCGCTGTACTCCGCCTACCCGACCCGCAACAAGTGGACCTTCTCGCGCGATGCCGAATCGGTCGAGATCGACCTGGCCCCGCGCATGCGCACCAACTCCGTCCACCTGCTGCGCGACTATGCGGTCAGCGGAGCCGCCGTGGTTTGCCTGCCCACGCTGGTCGCCAGCGAAGACCTGCTGGCCGGCCGGCTGGTCCCGGTGCTGCACGACTATGCGCTGTCATCGTTCGAGTTCGCCGCCGTGTATCCGGCCACGCAGCGGCAGGCGCTGAAGGTGCGGGTGCTGGTGGACTACCTGGCGGAAAGGCTGCAGGGCGAGCCGCCGTGGGATGTGCCGTTGATGGAGAGGGGGTGGGTGCGGTAA